One genomic window of Tachypleus tridentatus isolate NWPU-2018 chromosome 12, ASM421037v1, whole genome shotgun sequence includes the following:
- the LOC143234453 gene encoding zinc finger MYND domain-containing protein 11-like isoform X1, with protein sequence MEERRHYFYMVHKLWTLNNSGNPPHKLVWARQKGFPYWPAKVIKQENNMYDVRFFGGYHQRANVESENIRPISTSLQKLSVKRTASLNKALKELKHHQGLVKKYHQTYTRTTSSRCGTAPCSRAKLRKYSDTSSVGYKTNELPGESPEVREEFEKEGPPCLSQKTARIQVLQVAASPDDHNVVSSSSQEFLSAKVSVCTQTPKKLLTGLLSKGGSTEKQDSMLAGDNCKCNAKYSKLFKEFKERFEKEHKVEKEEAVKKLVKKLQAQFEQEKETTLKVTFGKLQKEVEKARKKAEEQLRFRHKEEVQRLIERQDQEISEIKKKQWCYNCEAEAIYHCCWNVSYCSLECQQVHWHKEHKQTCRRKRL encoded by the exons ATGGAGGAAAGAAGACACTATTTTTACATGGTTCACAAACTATGGACATTGAACAACTCAGGT AATCCACCTCATAAATTGGTTTGGGCAAGACAAAAGGGATTCCCATATTGGCCGGcaaaagttataaaacaagaaaataatatgtATGATGTCAGATTCTTTGGTGGATATCATCAAAG GGCTAATGTGGAAAGTGAGAACATCAGACCTATCAGTACGAGTCTGCAGAAACTGTCTGTGAAACGAACAGCTTCTCTAAATAAAGCTCTGAAAGAACTGAAGCATCATCAAGGCTTAGTAAAGAAATATCACCAAACCTACACTCGAACAACATCTTCCAGGTGTGGAACGGCACCTTGTTCTCGAGCAAAGCTAAGGAAATATTCGGATACTTCTAGTGTTGGATACAAAACAAATGAACTTCCAGGAGAGTCTCCAGAGGTCCGGGAAGAGTTTGAAAAGGAAGGTCCTCCTTGTTTATCCCAAAAAACAGCAAGGATACAGGTACTACAA GTAGCTGCCTCACCAGATGATCATAATGTGGTGTCATCTTCAAGCCAAGAGTTCCTCTCAGCTAAGGTTTCAGTTTGTACACAAACTCCCAAAAAG CTTCTGACTGGACTACTCTCTAAAGGTGGCAGCACTGAGAAACAGGACAGTATGTTAGCTGGTGACAACTGTAAATGTAATGCAAAGTACAGCAAGCTTTTTAAGGAATTCAAAGAAAGATTTGAAAAGGAACACAAAGTCGAGAAGGAAGAAGCTGTGAAAAAGTTGGTGAAGAAA CTACAGGCACAAtttgaacaggagaaagaaacTACTTTGAAGGTAACATTTGGAAAACTTCAGAAAGAGGTTGAAAAGGCTCGTAAGAAAGCGGAGGAGCAACTCCGTTTCAGGCACAAGGAAGAGGTACAGCGACTTATTGAGCGCCAGGACCAAGAAATCTCCGAGATAAAGAAAAAGCAGTGG tgTTACAATTGTGAAGCAGAAGCAATCTACCACTGCTGCTGGAACGTTTCATACTGTAGTCTGGAATGTCAGCAAGTACACTGGCACAAGGAACACAAACAAACTTGTCGAAGAAAGCGTCTGTGA
- the LOC143234453 gene encoding zinc finger MYND domain-containing protein 11-like isoform X2 has translation MEERRHYFYMVHKLWTLNNSGNPPHKLVWARQKGFPYWPAKVIKQENNMYDVRFFGGYHQRANVESENIRPISTSLQKLSVKRTASLNKALKELKHHQGLVKKYHQTYTRTTSSRCGTAPCSRAKLRKYSDTSSVGYKTNELPGESPEVREEFEKEGPPCLSQKTARIQVAASPDDHNVVSSSSQEFLSAKVSVCTQTPKKLLTGLLSKGGSTEKQDSMLAGDNCKCNAKYSKLFKEFKERFEKEHKVEKEEAVKKLVKKLQAQFEQEKETTLKVTFGKLQKEVEKARKKAEEQLRFRHKEEVQRLIERQDQEISEIKKKQWCYNCEAEAIYHCCWNVSYCSLECQQVHWHKEHKQTCRRKRL, from the exons ATGGAGGAAAGAAGACACTATTTTTACATGGTTCACAAACTATGGACATTGAACAACTCAGGT AATCCACCTCATAAATTGGTTTGGGCAAGACAAAAGGGATTCCCATATTGGCCGGcaaaagttataaaacaagaaaataatatgtATGATGTCAGATTCTTTGGTGGATATCATCAAAG GGCTAATGTGGAAAGTGAGAACATCAGACCTATCAGTACGAGTCTGCAGAAACTGTCTGTGAAACGAACAGCTTCTCTAAATAAAGCTCTGAAAGAACTGAAGCATCATCAAGGCTTAGTAAAGAAATATCACCAAACCTACACTCGAACAACATCTTCCAGGTGTGGAACGGCACCTTGTTCTCGAGCAAAGCTAAGGAAATATTCGGATACTTCTAGTGTTGGATACAAAACAAATGAACTTCCAGGAGAGTCTCCAGAGGTCCGGGAAGAGTTTGAAAAGGAAGGTCCTCCTTGTTTATCCCAAAAAACAGCAAGGATACAG GTAGCTGCCTCACCAGATGATCATAATGTGGTGTCATCTTCAAGCCAAGAGTTCCTCTCAGCTAAGGTTTCAGTTTGTACACAAACTCCCAAAAAG CTTCTGACTGGACTACTCTCTAAAGGTGGCAGCACTGAGAAACAGGACAGTATGTTAGCTGGTGACAACTGTAAATGTAATGCAAAGTACAGCAAGCTTTTTAAGGAATTCAAAGAAAGATTTGAAAAGGAACACAAAGTCGAGAAGGAAGAAGCTGTGAAAAAGTTGGTGAAGAAA CTACAGGCACAAtttgaacaggagaaagaaacTACTTTGAAGGTAACATTTGGAAAACTTCAGAAAGAGGTTGAAAAGGCTCGTAAGAAAGCGGAGGAGCAACTCCGTTTCAGGCACAAGGAAGAGGTACAGCGACTTATTGAGCGCCAGGACCAAGAAATCTCCGAGATAAAGAAAAAGCAGTGG tgTTACAATTGTGAAGCAGAAGCAATCTACCACTGCTGCTGGAACGTTTCATACTGTAGTCTGGAATGTCAGCAAGTACACTGGCACAAGGAACACAAACAAACTTGTCGAAGAAAGCGTCTGTGA
- the LOC143234453 gene encoding zinc finger MYND domain-containing protein 11-like isoform X3 produces MYDVRFFGGYHQRANVESENIRPISTSLQKLSVKRTASLNKALKELKHHQGLVKKYHQTYTRTTSSRCGTAPCSRAKLRKYSDTSSVGYKTNELPGESPEVREEFEKEGPPCLSQKTARIQVLQVAASPDDHNVVSSSSQEFLSAKVSVCTQTPKKLLTGLLSKGGSTEKQDSMLAGDNCKCNAKYSKLFKEFKERFEKEHKVEKEEAVKKLVKKLQAQFEQEKETTLKVTFGKLQKEVEKARKKAEEQLRFRHKEEVQRLIERQDQEISEIKKKQWCYNCEAEAIYHCCWNVSYCSLECQQVHWHKEHKQTCRRKRL; encoded by the exons atgtATGATGTCAGATTCTTTGGTGGATATCATCAAAG GGCTAATGTGGAAAGTGAGAACATCAGACCTATCAGTACGAGTCTGCAGAAACTGTCTGTGAAACGAACAGCTTCTCTAAATAAAGCTCTGAAAGAACTGAAGCATCATCAAGGCTTAGTAAAGAAATATCACCAAACCTACACTCGAACAACATCTTCCAGGTGTGGAACGGCACCTTGTTCTCGAGCAAAGCTAAGGAAATATTCGGATACTTCTAGTGTTGGATACAAAACAAATGAACTTCCAGGAGAGTCTCCAGAGGTCCGGGAAGAGTTTGAAAAGGAAGGTCCTCCTTGTTTATCCCAAAAAACAGCAAGGATACAGGTACTACAA GTAGCTGCCTCACCAGATGATCATAATGTGGTGTCATCTTCAAGCCAAGAGTTCCTCTCAGCTAAGGTTTCAGTTTGTACACAAACTCCCAAAAAG CTTCTGACTGGACTACTCTCTAAAGGTGGCAGCACTGAGAAACAGGACAGTATGTTAGCTGGTGACAACTGTAAATGTAATGCAAAGTACAGCAAGCTTTTTAAGGAATTCAAAGAAAGATTTGAAAAGGAACACAAAGTCGAGAAGGAAGAAGCTGTGAAAAAGTTGGTGAAGAAA CTACAGGCACAAtttgaacaggagaaagaaacTACTTTGAAGGTAACATTTGGAAAACTTCAGAAAGAGGTTGAAAAGGCTCGTAAGAAAGCGGAGGAGCAACTCCGTTTCAGGCACAAGGAAGAGGTACAGCGACTTATTGAGCGCCAGGACCAAGAAATCTCCGAGATAAAGAAAAAGCAGTGG tgTTACAATTGTGAAGCAGAAGCAATCTACCACTGCTGCTGGAACGTTTCATACTGTAGTCTGGAATGTCAGCAAGTACACTGGCACAAGGAACACAAACAAACTTGTCGAAGAAAGCGTCTGTGA